Part of the Aptenodytes patagonicus chromosome 14, bAptPat1.pri.cur, whole genome shotgun sequence genome, CACCCCAGACTGTAACAGAGTATGGCCACAAGCTAATGAGTCATTAACAAGACAGATATTTATGCAATCTTAGAGCATGTGAACGAGGACTTTTCCAGCACAAAATGACACCTACTGTCACCACCACCAAGGGAATGGAGGGCAGTACGTACATCCTGCAGGAACGTAAACCAATCTCCCTTTACAACGCACAGAAGCTGCAGTAAAGCCACGAGACAAACGCAAGCCCCACCCTGCCACCTAACCCAAGAGGGACGAGTGAAATATTGACCACAGCTTCTCGTGTTGAAGATCAGGGCTTGACAGACCAGTGAATGATCCTCACAAACTCTGTCCCGTAGCTCGCTAGGACAAAGCCTCCTCTCCTGGCACAGCTCTACGTGTCTTCTGTTTGAATCCCTCTGCACTGACAGCAGGGGTTATTTCATGAGAGCAATCATATGGaaccagagaaaggaaaatgctatATTATCAGGCCTTTTCAACCCAAGAATTAAGACAGACACTTAATCCCCTGTCTCTTCAGGGCAGAAGATTAAGCTGTATGGGCTGCATTCCTGTAAGCTCCTGCTCTTAGGCAGCACTGTGAATACAGCAATTCATTAAGCTCGCCTAGAAAGGACCTGATGGCATGgaatagtattttatttcattagtatTTCTGCTTATCTTTGTGAGACTCTTACTGTCCGTACTGTGAGAAAATATGTAGCATCCGACCCCTTactaaaacaaaagcaacagtGTCCTttggccttgctctccagcctgGTCCACGTGTCCCCAAGAGCTGCACACACAGATGTGATCTCCTCTTTAATGCAAGTTTTCAGAATAGCAACCCTTTAAGGCACTTCCCTTTTATTAATCAAAAGCAGGGAACACAAAAGTCTGTTGGGTTTTTGCTTTCAAACGAAAACCACACTAAGGTCTGGACTGATCTGAATTATCTGATAGGAGTTGCCCACCTTCAGGTATTTGTTCTTCAGGAACGAGGGGTGAAAGACGATGGTCCCGGAGGAGGACTGCCTCCATACCTGCTGTCGGACAGCCTTCACCAAGAAACAGTGGGAGCTTTGTTCCAGATAAGCAAGAAAAGCATCAACCACTGAATTTCATCCCTCTCTGCTACCCTGTTTGTGTTGGTTTTAGCCACAACCTTATCATTATTTAAATGCAGGTTTTGAATTTAATTTCCGTGCGGAGAATATGCCGTGACCTCGGAAAATGGCACCCAGTCAAGAATGCCATTTAATAACAGTATTGAAATCTGTTCAATGTAATATTCTTCATAAAACTGCCTTAACCCCTGGTAAACTTCCTATGAAGTGTCCAAGAATTTCAGACCAATGTGAGTAGTTGCACTGACACAACACAGAGCGACTGCTGCTGAAAACTCCCGTACTGAGCACCTGCTTCGATCCTCCTCTGCCAGCACAAAGACAAACACCACAGCTAGGGTTCAGAAGTAACTGCTGGCAGCGGCACGGGGTTTGGCAACACCGAGTGTTTGCCTTTGCGTGGGGCAGCCATCACACATGGATGCAAACTCCTCCCTAAGAATGGTCCCGGGagaaatacaaaaaggaaaaatccccTTACTGACTGCAAGCTCCAAAAGGAATTGGCACCCAGACATCTCTGCAACATCCAGAGCTTGCACACTAGCTAAACGCAAGCTGTAAATaaagcagcacctctcctcttGCCTTCCATTTAAATACAActgaacacaaaaaaacccataaggaTTTCAAAGATCCATAGCAAATGTTTCCAGGTTAAAAGACCACATTTTATTTTGGCCACTCGCTTGTTCCCACCCAGGATCCCTTTAAACCATTTCCTACCAAACCTCCTTTGGTGCAAGCATGCTCGCCCACACCACAGAGCCAAGCAGCAGCCCTGTGATTAAGCGCGCTGCTGTGTCACTGCCTTGCAGGAGAGATAAGAAGTAGTAACACATAAAAGGTGGCTGGAAGatgcaaaggcaaaagaaaaaaaaaaggaaactaagaataaaagagaaagggaactgAAAGCTACAGTGCAGGATATCTTGTTCCCTGGATTTGGAATGGAGCTGTAAGAGTCGGGGGTTtagtttcctctcttttctcattAAAAGGACAAAACAGGGATCTAACACAagtgaaaacagaggaaaggTAGAAAAGCCCTGTGGGGACGGAGGGGAGGAGATGTTGGACAGCACCCAATTGGGCCAGGTGAGGCCAGACACAAGCAGACAGGAAGAAATAATGCCGCCGGGGAGAGGGAACGAGATGGCAATGCCTGTGCATCTCCTATCACCTAAAGGCTGGCACCAAGCCACTCTCGGTGAAACTCCGCGTGTTGCATATGACTGCAGGCGGATCTTCACACATGGATGTGAGCTTCTGAAAACCACAGGCAGGACCAGCCACTTGTCCCCCGCTCTCCCACGCGATCCCCAGCACAATTTCTAGTTCAGACCATTTGCCGAGAGCCCCCAGCCGCTGACGGGACCAGGAGCTTTGCAACCTCCTCTGCAAGACAGCGCCATCGCTACATTTGAAGATGGGCAAAACCTTTTAGCTAGCATTGCAGAAAGCAAGTTCAGTTTGGGCCCCATTGCTCTCACTTCTGGGGAGGGCTCCCTGAACCTCAGGCATGGGGTGGTTTTCTCACCGAGGCAGATCTTTAACTGTTTTCCCAAAGTCCGGATCCGATGCTTTTTTGTGGCTCCCGTCCTTTAGCTGATGAGCCTCTGACACCCTCATTACGATATACCGCTGGGATCCTGAAAACGAGAGGCAAACGGGAACAAGGAGCATGAGAGACATGGGATGCGGATGCTACTGAAGCGGTGGATTTGCAGGGGGAAAATCCAACGCTACATCCTCCCTCCACCAACGGCTGCAaggaaggagcagggaaacaggCAGCTGGAAAGCCGCAGGGGTGAAATCCATGTAGGAATTACAATTTAAACACTGGAAGCTCTTCCTCTACCCCTGTGTCCCCAGCCACACACGTGCATAAGGATGCAAGCCCCAAGGCGAGCATGAGTACCGTGCAGTCCCAGCCCCAATTCCGTGGAGTCGCGTACCTGGGAGGCGCTGGGGATACCccaggatggggatggagatgagGAGGGAGGCTGCTCCGGCCCCAAGGAAGCCGatccaccatgctcccacccacAGCGTGTTCTCTGGGGTGATGTCAATCCTGTAAGAAACGAAGTTGAAAGGACACAAGGGAGAGAGGCGGCGGTTTGAAATGGAGCAGGACAGCTCGGCGTGCCTCTTGCTGAAGCTGGCAGGGGTCGGCGGGACACGGGGGGGGACATCAGCAAAGGAAACCGAGCTCTGGCCTCCCCCATGGCGATCTGCTGGGGATACCACACCCACCATCCCTCCTGCCACACCAGAGGGCTGCCTGCCTTAGCGGAGAGCACAACACTTAACAAGCCCCAGAAACTACATCATTTAATTCTCCTTTAATCTCTGGCTTGCACATTCACCTCTCCCCATTTCATTTGTGCTCTGGGGGTTGCTGTGATCCTTCTTCCACCCCAGAGCCACCCTTTGCAAGAAAACTGGTGGAAACAAGCCATTCCATCCCCTGGAAACCCGCTCCCCCTTTTTAACCCATTCATCTGCCAAAGAGCCTGAAAGGAGATAAGAATAAATTACAAATACTAGGGAGCAAGGAGGGACTAAGCATCCTGGCTGGATTACCCGGCGGACGAGCAGCACTGCTGGTAGCATTGCCTCATCAGGGAACTCATTCAAAAAATTCACCTGCTGCCCGTAGCCTCATTAGCGCAGGCAGCGCAGCGTGAGGAAGGATTTAAGCTGACAGGTTTGTTAGCGATTTTCTTCCAGCAACAGCACTAATGCAAGCCacccttccagcctcagcaccCCCGCAGAAACACTGCTGAACACCATGGGCACGTTTTCACCCAGCCACCAGGTCATTTctccagattattattttttttttaccccaaaggAAACATATAGcataaaggaaaaggaacaagatTATTTTTCAGCGACTTACTCTCTGCCAATTTCAGTATAAATATTTAGAAACATTCCTCCTACCAGATAACCCGCTGCAGGCCCAAGGATTGCAGCAGTGTAGAAAACAGCTGAAAGGGAAAACAAGCCGTGTTAGACAAATAGCAGTGTTTCAGCCAGGGATGCTGTGGAGCACTGCCGGTGCCCAGCATCCCCTGTCCCACCACAGCCTGATTCCCTCCTGGATCCGGGAtgctcagcctcctgctgcctcgcACCCCACTCCCTAAGCCACTGAGAAACAAAGCCAGACAGTTTTGACAAGTTTTCATCTCACGCTTATGTCCCAGGGAAACTTTTGCATCCAACCTAGGAATTTTTATAGCATGGGGCAGGCAAAATCGGTTCAGTGGAAAACCGTATTTATGTAGTTACTGTTTTATTATTTAGCAGGGACGTAGCTGACCCCGCTGCCACATCCTGACTGCTGGCGTGATGAGCAGCGGCGTTGTCTCCCCGCTGACAATACGCAGCGTCTACGCTAAACGTGGCACCAATGGCACTTATTTTGGTTTGCTGCCGTGGAAAGATCATCACCTTACTGATGATCCCCTTGTGATCTCCTTCTCTCCCTGCACAGCCTTCTGATACAACAGTATGGGCAGACTGCTAAATTTTGAAATTGGTGAAAGGTCAGCCGTTTCAGCAATTTCACCCAATAGGACTGTATTTGGCAATTGCAAAGTGATCAGTGATACAGAGCAGAGGAGTGAGCTGAGCCTCTTCCCTCGGTGAAGCTTGGCTGTGCTTTGTGCCAGCAGCATCTGAGCAGCCCAGCGACCGTCCCTGCTGTGCTACGGCACTAAAGGGGTGATGTCCCCTCGCACGGATCGGGTATGGCCTTACGGTTGTTCGCCAGAGATGCTAATGCCACGCACGCGCTGGGGCACGCTGGGGGGCTCTCCCCAGCTGGCCCCGTGCCGGGAACAGGAGGCACCTCCTGATCCGCAGGGCATGCGTTGCAGGAGTGAAAATACCCAGCTGCACTTACAGCTCCTGCCTGTAAATAATCAAAATCTCCCCAATagctgccccttccctctgttTACCACCTCGCCCGTTATCGGGAACAAAAGACTGGGAGCACCTCTCGTGAAACTGCTCAGCGTGACCTGTTTGGTGCCAAGGCAGATGGACCGGCTCTCCCTCCCATCGCCCAGCTCATGGGTTCAAGCTGCCCCTCTGGCTCAACTCACCAATGTACACGGGGGAGTAGTTAGTCTTGACGTTTTCATCTAAATAGGTGACGCCGAGCGTGTAGAGCGGCGTGGCTCCCATCCCGTGCAGGAACTGCCCCAGCATGAAGACGAACCTGTAGCCAGagaggctggaggcagcctgggcgCAGGGCAGGCTCTGGTTCCCCCCGCAGATGCCCACCTCCGCTGCCGAATGCACCTCGTACCGTCCTGTGGTGAAGTGGGGCAAGGCAAAGAGCAGGGAGCCCAAGCCCATGACCAGCACGCCCCAACCCAGCCATTGCGGTTTGTGTCCGTTTCCCCCAAAATAGCTGACAAAGGTCAAGCAGATGCATGCCGCGATGTCGTAGGAGCTGGCGATCAGCCCGCTCTGATAGCTGCGGAGGTCGAAGCGCCGCTCGATGGAGGTGATGACCGTGTTGATGAAGCCGTTCACCGTCATGCCTTGCAGGAAGGAGGCCACgcagaggaagaacaagatgcCCTTGGACGTGTTAAAGAGCTGTAAGCACCTGGGGGTGAACCCCCCCCAGCCGCATGCCAGTTCCTCCCCTTCAGCCGACACATATTTAATCCCTTTGCCGAATTGGGTCTCCTCCTCTCCCGGGTTGGTGGAGCAGAGGGGTTCGGCGCACGAGTCGGAGGGGCTTGGCGCGCCAGAAGACGCCGTGCCATTGCTCAGCGGGGTGCCGCATGGCTCCCGCCTGCTCGGGGCATCGAAGGTCTGGCCGGCCTCGCCGGGAGGAGGAGACGGGTGGGAGAAGTTGAGTGTCTGAGCGAAACAGAAGCCATTTTCTCCGGTTGAATTCTGGGGCGTTGCCATGAACAGGAACGCAGAGTCGAGCGGCAGGTCAAGGTGGGGCTGGTGGCCGGGGCGGCTTCGTGGGGCAGCGAGGACCTGCCTACCCGGGAGATGCAATTTTCGGCACTTACATCAGTAGGGAGATGGCGAAGGTCTGAGCCAGGACCATTGCGATCTGTGAAGAAAGAATTTTTACACATACCTTTGTATAAAAACATGCCCCGAACCTTcaaatattgtttctttctttctttttttttttaataagtattagCATTTCACTGCGCAGTTCAGCTGGACGTGTGCCCTCCACCACGGGGTGTGTTGGTACCCCAAGTATTGGGGCACCATTAATAttacagaaaaacccaaaacatccaagagcattaaaaaaaaaaaaaaaaaaagagcacctcTAAAGGCAGCCTCCCTACCAGCTGAAGCCCCTTATCCTCCTCTCGAAGAAACCCTGGTTAGACGCCGGACCCTCACAACCTCtgtccctcttcttccccctgcaGAGAATGGCGTGCACAGCTACAAGTTTCCCACTGTTAAAAGTCCTTTGGTCTCTCTTCCACACTCTGCCAATAACAGTTTATAATTATCCTGAAAAGTTTCCACAGTCAGATTGATTTTATTCCAAGCCCTCAGATCTGTTTACAACTATTCAGTAAAATCCTTTCTATAACTAATTAGACTACATGCCATTTCAGAGCGAGCtggagggcagaggcagctgaCTCTAACCTGATTACCGATGCAGACTGCATTCTTTCAACCGGTTGCTGTGCATCTCAGCACCTGATCATGCCAGCAACCaagagtattttttcttaaatgcctTGGCTGAACTATAAATGATGAAAACAATAAGGTTCTCCCTTGAATACTGGTCTTAAATATGCAACAAACGCGAGGCAAGAACTGTTTTATTAGAGAGCATCTTCAAAGCATCCTGTATTTCCCAATATTTTTTTGTCAGCATCTGTTCAAGAGATTCCTATAAAAATGTTCCTCTTGAGATCGCAATCAGCCTCATCAACAGGGAACGGGAAAAACAGGCACTTATTTTCCCAATAAAATGAACCTTGTTCAGATCACTGTAACCTGGGAATATTGCTGCCTTTGGTGAATAAATTAACTCATCTGTGTGTTGCTGGAAAACCTTACTGACATTTGCTTGGTAGATAATGGCGAAGCTGACGTGCTTCCCTGTACCGGTGGTTCTTGCAGGCACTGGGGCAGGAGGACTTGGCAGAACGTGATGCTTAGAGCAGCATCAAggtcctgctcccaccccagaCGGGCAGAGGATAGACCTTGCAAGCGCAAGCAAACTTTAAACACCCAGGTCAGTAGTGCTACAACAGGTCTGGTCCTCAAGGGAAGTTAAACAAATAAGACACACCTTTCGTTTGCAATTAATTCTCTCTTAATTACCCTGTCCGGGGAGCAGAGTGCACAGAGTATTTCAGGGTCCAGGTTTTAGTAGGAATTTGATGATAGCGCAGGGGCAGGGTGAGCTTGGCAGCCAGAAGGGCACTGCTTTTCAGGTCCGTGCCAGACTCCTCCAGGTAACTTCTACCTTAGCTGGCTGAGTACAGTGCAGGATAACTTTGATGTGTAACGTATAAATGCAAAAACTAACTGCAGGTGTTGAATTTTTGCTGCAGAGAAAGACTGTTGTAATGTGCTGGCACAAAAAGATAATGTTTTGGATGTAACActatattttttcacttttttggcCCTCCCATGTCCTTACGACTCTTACAGCTCTAAATCTATTTTCTCACCTTTGGTTGCAACATTGGAAACAACAAATAAGAGTGCTTTAGCACTCTAACTTTATTAAAGTCAGAAGTGATTATTAGGTACTGGATCAGGGGCAGAACTGGTCATGTTAccctggtgtaaatcagaagtgccTCGTGCACGGCAGCCGGCTGACCTCAGCTGCACACTTCCCATATCAAACATAAGTCTGACGTTACATTTGGCTGCACTTGTAAAGAAGGTTGCTTGGCTGGGGACTGATTTTGCTATCACCGATTTCAGTAGTTAGAAAAAGCCCATCTCTGTTAGTTAGCTGATGTGACCAGGAGCCAAGAGCTCCCAAACTGGCACACCTTCACCCTGGAGGAAACACTCCTACTGCCTCTTTACCAGCACTGGGATATCTCCTTTGATACTTCATGAATATATATTGATATTTTGATATTTCATGAGTCAGGAAAGAGATTACAGCTTTTTGTTCAAGTTTTCTTCTCCTTGAAGTAGGAGGAGTCTGGGCCACCGGACCCAGGTGACCACATCATCCTTCCCTTCAACTTTGGTTACCCGTAGTCCTACTCGGCAGTAAACGCAAGGTGAAACATTTCCAAGAAAGCAGCCAGTCTTTCCTCCAAGCAGCAGATGTTTCCCCACACACAGAAGCCTTCTCTGCCCCCAAAGCCCACGTCCTGGCCACCTCCCGATGGACCTGGACTAACAGCTTGTACCCAGGCGCTGCGGGCAGGAACTCCGCTCCTGCTCGGTGCTGTCCACGGAGCTGCTTTTTATCTCTCAAAGTATTTATAAACTGGCAGTGACACATTCACTGGGAATATTAGCTTTCATAGGAGCCATATGCCACTTTAGAGGACAAAATATaatctttagggaaaaaaacccaaccaacttcACGCACTTCCTAATCATTCTTATTCATCTGAGCCATCCATTTATTGCTTCCCATTCATCTCTGTTTTTAATGACTCAGCTGGTGATTTCTTGCTTACATTGGATCAGTCCCAATGCTATTATCTCCTAGCTATAGATTTACTCATTTTGTGGCAAGATCTTAACtcaatttttttcagctgtacagCTGGTTCCAGACTACCAACATTACCAAGTCAACACAACAAAAGTAGCAAGGCAATGAAAGCATATGATTTGTATTTCATGATGAAATTTGTAAAGACTCCCCCCCTAATATTTAGCATTAAATCAATAGTAAAACgtacaaactttttatcaggtgatcatttaaaaagtcacaggaccaattaaaaacattttgcgTCTCTGCCGAGGACTGCGATTACATTAATGTTACAAATTAACTCATAACTGACATGCAGAATAATCCCATTTGCTGAAGCATGCCCAATAATAGTTAATCTTCCCTTTTGCTCTATGGTTTTTGACTTTTATAGGGTATTATTGTGGCAAATAACAGCTATTCATAATTTCTGCTTTCCATAGCTGAGCACAGTTTACGGTTTATGGGCAGACTTAATCATTTTTTCAATTCTATAGCATACATGGAGATATTTGCTAAGGAACAGGAATGGGGGATTAAAAAATGATCAGAAAATGTACTGTAAACCAgggaggagcagccccaggcGATGCTCGGTGGCTGCGCTGGGCGGTCTCAGTTATTCTCCCCAACATGTGAGTGAGCCTGACCTTGCTAAACAGATACTTTGACTTTGGGAAAGTCCACATCCACGTACCAAGCTCACGTTACTCCAGAAAGGGATAAATTCATCTGGGTTTGCACATTTAATTTTCTTGGTAACACATACTGAATTTTTCTCGGATAGTTTGGCTTCAGAGGATTATCAGTATTACTTCTGTCGTAGCTGATAAACACCATATGCATCAAGCATAATCCACTCGCTGGTTTAGGAACGGGAAAGCCTCCCAGAAGTGAGATAAATCCATGTCCTGGTCCTGTGAACTGGGCTTGTCCTCAGGGCGCTGATTCAGTTAAAAGGGAGATAAAAGAAAGCACGGGGTGATTGGGTTGTTCACGTGCAACATTGAGTTTTTTTCCTGGCAGCTGAGGAACTTTCCTCAGCTCACACGAAGCGTGAACCTTGCATTTTTTAGCACGCTTTTAAAAAGCATCCCTTTGGTTCAGCAATACGAAGGACGCTGCTATTGCCGGGAGCGGCACTGGGACCAGCCTGGAGCCTTTCGTAAGCAATTGCTACAGGAACAGCATCGTCTTGCACACATGGAAACGTTCCAGGAAAGAGAAACACACCTAAAAAGCAGCCAGCTGACCATACGTCCAACGCTGTGCTCACCCTCagtgctgcagggacagctgaaGAGCAGGGGAGGAGGTATTTAGAAGCGGAGGGCGATAGGAATACCCCAGCCCACCCCTCCTGTCGGAGACGTGTTTTTACATGATTAGTCCCATCAGAGTCTGAAGCATGGATGAGAGCAGTAGAAGCTGGCTTTAAATTATCACATAAGCAAGGACACatttataattaaataaattccAAATAGTAAAGCTTAGCACTCACAAATCCTTTGTATGTTTTCCAAGCACATTCCACTCACTGGCAAATTAATGCAATAATATGCAAGAAATCAGGAAGGTGGCTTGGATAATTTTCAATTAGCTGCttgaaaatgctttgaagatAAATCTAGCCAGATTTTCTGAGCTTACTTATTTGTTCCAGCTTATCTGTGCAAATACAATTGGCTGCAGCTGCCTTAGACCATCTTTAAAAACTTGCAGTGCCAATGCACGAAGCAGATGTAACCGGGCCACTATATTCTGCCATAGCAAAGATTAGCCAGACAAAACGTTCTTTTATGCTGTAATACCTAACTCCCTCTCCCTAATGTCACTCTTGCTTTGGTATCTTTTTCCTACCCATAAGTCTGATC contains:
- the SLCO4A1 gene encoding solute carrier organic anion transporter family member 4A1, whose product is MATPQNSTGENGFCFAQTLNFSHPSPPPGEAGQTFDAPSRREPCGTPLSNGTASSGAPSPSDSCAEPLCSTNPGEEETQFGKGIKYVSAEGEELACGWGGFTPRCLQLFNTSKGILFFLCVASFLQGMTVNGFINTVITSIERRFDLRSYQSGLIASSYDIAACICLTFVSYFGGNGHKPQWLGWGVLVMGLGSLLFALPHFTTGRYEVHSAAEVGICGGNQSLPCAQAASSLSGYRFVFMLGQFLHGMGATPLYTLGVTYLDENVKTNYSPVYIAVFYTAAILGPAAGYLVGGMFLNIYTEIGREIDITPENTLWVGAWWIGFLGAGAASLLISIPILGYPQRLPGSQRYIVMRVSEAHQLKDGSHKKASDPDFGKTVKDLPRSVLLLLKNPTFIFLCLAGATEATLIAGMSTFGPKFLESQFSLSASEAATFFGYLVVPAGGGGTFLGGFLVNKFKLRCSGIIKLCLLCTVSSLLAIFIFFIHCPNMPMAGVTQMYEGSALPGGRLNLTAACNTKCDCLQETYSPVCGSDDIMYYSPCHAGCKKVSENLRNGKKVYHECSCVEKTVLPGPGHAEAGKCTSSCAKRPLLLFFMFVVILFTFLSSIPALTATLRCVSDRQRSFALGIQWIVVRTLGGIPGPIAFGSMIDKSCLLWQDQCGEQGSCYVYQNSAMSRYTLIAGLVYKVLGTTFFIVACLLYKPPPPELAPGSSDASENGNCDLQEHKPSLPAEEDI